CAACCAGAGCGGCTTCCAATTGGCAACACTATTCAGCCCTCCCAGGCTGCCACTTTCATGAATGATGCCATTGAGAAGGCAAGGAAGGCAGCTGAACTACAAGCCCGCATCCAAGCCCAGCTGGCACTGAAGCCAGGGCTCATTGGCAATGCCAACATGGTGGGCCTGGCCAATCTCCATGCCATGGGCATTGCTCCCCCGTTAGTATCTGTTTCATGGAATCTCTTGTTATTTCTGAAGCTGGAGAAGCAATAAATACCTTTGAAagttaaacaaacaacaacaacaacaaaaccttggAATGTTACTGACCCTCTTCTTCCAAGGAACCTACGTCATTTCTTGGTTTTATATTTCTTACATACTTAATAAATACCAGTTAACTTCTTTTAGCTTCCTTGTTGCagaatttatcttctttttacaaTTGGTAGGACTGAGGTTAAGAttattcatctgttgttggagCTAGGACTAGAACCGGGTCCCCTGGTTCCTAACTCAGAGCCAAATCCATTAAATCATAGTGAGTGATTCCAGATCTGAGAGTTCGCTACACTGAGTAAGGATGATAGACTTTACATTTAGCACTTACAATTGGTTTGGCATATTATGTCTGACTCAGAAATTCAGGAGTGAAATAGGATTGCAGGTTCTCatcaatgtaatatatatataaacacatttcaTCTGATTGTATTCTGTACTCAAATATTCAGTTTGATGTTTTCAATCAAGGTGTTACTGCTATTCACTGATGGACTTATGTTCCCTAGAATTGTGTAGCCTGTTCCCTTTGTTgggtttgatttgttttattttcttttgtttttgtttgctttatttattgtCCCATATGACGTTTATTTCTTTGTGGGCTATTTCTCAGGAAGGTGGAGTTAAAAGATCAAACTAAACCTACACCACTGATTCTCGATGAGCAAGGTCGCACTGTAGATGCAACAGGCAAGGAGATTGAGCTGACACACCGCATGCCTACTCTGAAGGCCAATATTCGTGCTGTGAAAAGGGAACAATTTAAACAACAGCTAAAAGAAAAGCCATCAGAAGACATGGAGTCTAATACCTTTTTTGACCCCCGAGTCTCAATTGCCCCTTCCCAGCGCCAGAGACGCACTTTCAAATTCCATGACAAGGGCAAATTTGAGAAGATTGCCCAACGATTACGGACAAAGGTACCTGGTTTAGAATATAACCTAGAACTTCATAGAAGTTAGGAAGGGAACAAAGGAAATTTAATACAGTCCTAAAATACTATCAATTCAATTCTCTGAGTTTTAGGCAATTAGATACACAAGTAATAAAGCaatgactaatttttaaaatacttcatttattcCTATAATACTTGATTTTTAGCTGATTTGTCTTCTTAATTACATTCTGCCTATGTGGAAATAAAACTGAGtttgaaaattcacatataaaCAGTGGAAGGAAACAATTCAGAACACTGACTGAGGAAAGCTAGTCTGGTGTTATTTACTGCAGATGAATTAACTCCACACGTGGAGAGTTGAATTGACTGTATATTCAGTGAGTTTTGCTCTTGTTTTCATCCTCTAAGAATGGTGTTTTCATAAAATTCCATATCTGCATATTTGCTGTGGGCACACACTGTGGGGTGAAGGGTGGTGATGAGAGTAGTTGTACATAAGTCAGCTAGGGATAAAAAAAgaaggttcttttcttttaagctttCAGAAATTATGAATTCTTTGCATTAGGCATAAAGAATTCAACAAGAGAGTGCTTTAAAATTGGGGTTGTGTCATGTCCCTGTTTGCTGTGACTCCAATTTCACGTCTTGGTTTATCTTGTCTTTAGGCTCAACTGgagaagctgcaggcagagatcTCACAGGCAGCTCGAAAAACAGGCATCCATACTTCAACTAGGCTGGCCCTCATTGCTCCTAAAAAAGAGTTAAAGGAAGGAGATATCCCTGAAATTGAGTGGTGGGACTCTTACATCATCCCCAGTGGCTTTGACCTGTGAGTCTGTTAGTTAATACCTTTTAATAAGGCTAGAGTTTTGTTGGGAGAGATGCTACTCATGcattaagcaaaattttaaagtccTGGGGAAATAAGTAACTACGCACAGACTCACATATTCGTGAAGAATATGTTGTATAGAATTTTTTCATTTGGGGGGTTAactcaggaagaaacagacacaaataATCTAAAAGAGAAAcgatgtaaattttatatttgcttttgttatacatagttttcttaattacatttttctgctctttataataggtttttatatttcttaaagatcCAGTCCTAGAATAGAGGAAGGATTCTTAATTGATGGGGGAGAGAATGGTAAATAAAGCATTTATGAAACATTTGGAGAGCTTTAATTATATCCATTCTGTAATTCTGATACATGGCTTTAGGAGACCGTGTTTCAGCCTTTCCCCTTACCCTTCCTTTTGTCAACCACTGTCGCAGAGAGTTATTATTAGTGAGAGAGTGTGACATCCACCAGGGATGTTAGGGTAGGAAAAAGGTTGAGAATGATTAGTGTGGAGAGTATGTCCAACCTTAGTGGgagccagttttctcatcttgaaaATCATGTGTAATATGATTAGATGCTGTAGATAACAAATGCTAAAAAGTGCTAGAACACATTCTGGAGAGTGCATTGTTTCATTGTGTTTCTgagactctctttctctcttggaaTTGTTTCTACCCACatatcctgttttccttcttcctccaatTTTAGTACAGAGGAAAATCCCAAGAGGGAAGATTATTTTGGAATCACAAATCTTGTTGAACATCCAGCCCAACTCAACCCCCCAGGTAATGTATAGATTACTCAACTAAGGCTCTAAGAAGTATTATCCAATAGAACTTTATGTGATAATGAAAACGTTCTCTACTTGTGCTGATCATACAGTACCTACTATCCACTTGTGACTGTTGAGCACTTACACAACTGaaagactgaatttttaattatcttcAATTTTAATTAATCTCAATTTAAATAGAGTatatgcggggcgcctgggtgacccagttggttaacatctgactcttgatttcagcttaggtcatgatcttggggtcgtgggatcgagctctgggtcaggctctgtgctgggtgtggagcctgcttaagattctctctctccctctgctgctcctcgtGTGCAGgcgcgctctttctctctccttataagtaaataaatctttaaaagaagatggACAGATAGGTAGTGTATGTGTGTGGCCGTTGGCTACAGCATTGGACAGTGCAGCTCTAGAGCATCGAGGCCTACTCCAGAGATGCTTTCACTGATGTATGTAACAAGTTGGGTTTTAAAAGTCattcttggggggcgcctgggtagtgcagtcgttgagcatctgcctttggctcagggcgtgatcccggcattccaggatcgagccccacatcgggctactccgctgtgagcctgcttcttcctctcccactccccccgcttgtgtttcctctctcgctggctgtctctctctgtcaaataaataaataaaatctttaaataaataaataaataaataaaagtcattcttgggatgcctgagtggctcagtcagttaagcgtctgactctcgatctctgctcaggtcttgatctcggggttgtgggcttaagccctatgttgggctccacactgggcatggagcctactttaaaaaaataaaaaataaaaagcatgctTATCTTTGACTCCTAACTCCTCTTGTAGACCAGTACTAAATACCTGCCCTTCTTCAGTCTTCTTTGTCTTAACCCTTTCTCTCTATCATTTTTGTAGCAAAAGCCTGTTGGCTTAATCAAAAGGGATAGGTTTTAGTTTTATGGCTATGTTTTTAACTAGCTGAATCCCTTGGGTAAATCACTTAGAACACACAACTTTCTCACATGTAGAGATAATATTAGCTGTTACATCTTTTTCAAAAGCATGCAGATCATAAAAGATTTTAACACTTTCATCAGATTTGGGATGAATAGAGGAGATAATACCTCAATtagtaaatttggaaaaatagatTGAGACCTTAAGGTAATACAATGTATGATAATCATTGACTATTACTTAATCAGAGTCTACTTAGATGTCATCAGTATGGAGGATCATTAGAAGAACATaagggattttgtttgttttaaaaaattgagaggcacctgggtggctcagttgagcatctgactcttggtttcacctcaggttatgatctcagggccatgagatcgagGGGAacgccgcatcaggctccacgctcagtggggagtctgtttgagattctctccctttccccacttccATGTGTGCAcactttctctataaaataaataaataaaccatcaaaaaataataaaaagttgagggggcgcctggctggctcaagtcagaagagcatgtgactcttggtctcagggtcatgagtttgagccccactttggatgTAGACATTgcttaaataatctttaaaaataataataagtaaaattaaataaaaagttgagtaAACCTGCTCTGGGAGTATAGAGGATTTTCCCCAATCCCTATAactctaaaattataaatttcatcatcttttttttttttttttaaagattctatttatttatttgacagagatagagacagccagcgagagagggaacacaagcaggggggagtgggagaggaagaagcaggctcacagcagaggagcctaatgtggggattgatcccataacaccgggatcacgccctgagccgaaggcagacgctcaaccgctgtgccacccaggcgcccctataaatttCATCATCTTGGCCCCACCTACCCCAAATCCTCATATAATACAACTAGAACagctctcattttgttttctgtatttgccaCTTTTCAGTTAAAGGGTTCAACTTCAAGAAAAAACAGGTTAGAACACTCTCATGAaagataatgctttttaaaaatgtaacatacTACCATTATTACAACCAAAAAATAGTAACCATTAAAGTTTCTTTTAATGTGCTTGATATTCACCTACATTCCTCTAATAGGCTTAATGCTTGTGtactttcatttctctgcatGGCAGTTGACAATGACACACCAGTTACTCTGGGGGTATATCTTACcaagaaggaacagaagaaactCCGAAGGCAAACAAGGAGGGAAGCACAGAAGGAACTACAAGAGAAAGTCAGGCTGGGCCTGATGCCTCCTCCAGAACCCAAAGGTACATATCTTAGAGGCAGGGAAGAAAGCGTGGTGCATTTGTTTATCTCTGTAATTCTAGAGGAACTTTCGCATGCCCCTATGTTTGggtgctttccatttctctgaatcattcattgatttttttttttccttccttttcttacattttctataATCTTAAAACAGGTCAACATATTCACTGTAGAGGTCATTTAAggcttatttttaagtataaaaatatataacagtgTGATCTTCCTGGATGAATAATGGTCTTGAAATTCATGAAGGTAGTAGCTGCGGTGTGtgcataaaattgttttatacttaatatttgaaaaatgaaaatactgttaaAGGGGACCTTCACTCCTGTAGTTCCCATTATCATTCGGTAATATTTTAAGTGAGCACTGTTATATGTAGGATCTTTCACTAAATGCTTTGATCAGAGtgaaaaataccaaagaaattaagttccttatgtttcataaattttCAAGCAATGTAAGTAAACATAGACCAACTATTTAGATTGTGTGTCCTTCTACAATTGCTGAGTTAACTGGTTGGACTTTTCAAGGTAGGGGTTTTTGGAGGAAATGAGCTTTGAGCGGAGATTTGAAATAGGTAAACCGTATGAATTCAGAAGAGGTAACGGGTTATCCCAGCTGGAGAATTAATTGTTTTCTATCCTCTCTCCATGTGCAGTGAGAATTTCAAATTTGATGCGAGTATTAGGAACAGAAGCTGTTCAAGACCCCACGAAGGTAGAAGCCCATGTCAGAGCTCAGATGGCAAAAAGACAGAAGTAAGTGCCATGGGATTGGGTGGAAACCCAGGGCAAGTACCTTTCCCAGACTCTTCTGGGGGGATCCAtatttggagggaggggagagtcctctgttgctctctctttccctcagctTTGCCTCTGATCTTCAATGCCTTTCTCACTTGTGGATGTCCTTCCTGTCACGACAGAGCGCATGAAGAAGCCAACGCTGCCCGAAAACTTACAGCAGAACAGAGAAAggtcaagaaaattaaaaagcttaaagAAGACATTTCACAGGGGGTACACATATCTGTATATAGGTAGGTGTCCAATCTGGGCTAGCCTTTGCCTTAGAAATACCAAAAATTTTCCAAGTGCTTGAGGCAGAATCAACGTGGTCTAAAGCATACTCAACACCAGTCCCCACTCTCTTCTATGACCCCAGCATGAATCAGGAACTAGTAAATCTTTTATAATGAGGCAGGTTTAAAGACTTACTTTTCTATCTCTGAGGCTTTTCCATGAACCAGTACTAGttctgaagaatgaatgaatgaatatacctGTTGAGACCAACCTATGAACTAAGGATCATTCATCCtttgtgaaatataaaataaccTATTTCTCCAGGAAGCATTAAAAGTTCTTTGTTCAGAAACTATATTCTTATCCTCACTTTTTGCAGTAATCCTTTTATTTCCACTCCGAAGTACATTCtttacattgtaaatattttctacattacTGTTgattcaacattttcattttattcttttatgttgaGTGCATGTGtaccttccattttttaaaatgcgcTCCTTTTTAATAACTAGCTGTTTATTATGAAAGTGGTACATTATTATAAAAGTAGtgaaagcttattaaaaaaaaatttttaatctaatACTACAGAAAGCCCTTACTGAATGTCCCCTTCCTACCCTCTGATCCCTAAGTGTGACAAACAGTTTTTTGTGTAGCCTTCTAGAAATTTTCCTTGCATAGCAGTCTGACTATTTTACGTCATAAGCATCTAGGAGACAAAGAATTTGATCTTTACACTGTCAAAAACAATTAGCTTACACATATTTTTAGATGATGGTAAATACCTCTCCTTTCTTAGAGTTAATTTGGATTACCTGCTGTTTGTTGTAGGGTGTACAGTACTAGTCTTTGAAGTATAAGACAGTGGAATTACTTCGAGATTCATTGATTCTATCTTTCAAGCATTAGCATACTTGCTTACTtcaaaggactttatttttagagagaaaaccATTTTGGATCCATCTGTTTATTTGCCATTCCATTCAGGCCGCTCCTGATGCTGAAACAAAAGCCATAACTAAACTTTCCCTTCTCCAGAGTTCGAAATTTGAGCAACCCAGCCAAGAAGTTCAAGATTGAGGCCAATGCTGGGCAACTGTACCTGACAGGGGTGGTGGTACTGCACAAGGATGTCAACGTGGTAGTAGTGGAAGGGGGTGAGTCTGAAAAAACTGAGGGAGACCGTCCCCACGCAACCCTAGGCCTTGAAGTGATTAGAAtggtgggaagaaaggaggaaaatagaGTTTTAGAGCCATACCTGGGTTTAATATCCTGggcttctgtttctgtgtttattgGAGTAGAAGGACCTAAGATGTGGTTCCCGGGATTGCTTCAACTACCGCATTAAGGTCTGAGTAACAAATGATCTCAGAGGTTCTTTCTACTTCATCATCTTCCACAATTCTGGCaaaattctccttctctctgtttccAGGCCCCAAGGCCCAGAAGAAGTTTAAGCGTCTTATGCTGCATCGGATAAAATGGGATGAACAGACATCTAACACAAAGGGAGATGGTGAATGGGGGTTAGAGGGAATTTAGTGGGAGGTGGGAATGGTActctgtccattcatctattcCCTCCCAGTGACACTTGCTCACACTTGATAATGttgaggaattttatttttacgtatttctaagattttatttatttatttgtttgaaagagagagctagtgagaggcagagggagaagtagacccccactgagcagggagcccaatgcggggcttgatcccacgaccctgagatcatgacctgagccaaaggcagacgcttaaccaactgagccaccccggtgcccgtttaggaattttagaaattttagtcATTTGGACTTTGAAAATGGTAGACATTCATGCAGTATTTATTGTGTGATGATATGTGTGAGTGTTAGTTATTTTTCTGCTTGACCTTTAAGGCCTTTCTACCAGCTGGTTTCCCTGTCTGCCTGGTCACTGGTTATGAGAGTGTAtttagtttgtgaaaattcagcAAGCTgtgaatgctatttttttttttttaaagattttatttatttatttatttgaccggaaacagagcataagcagggggaatggcgagcagagaaagaagcaggctccctgctaagcagggagcctgatgtggggcttgatgtcaggaccctgagatcatgacccaaaccgaaagcagacgcttcaccacctgaactacccaggtgccctaagctATGCACTTACATGTGCATTATctgagtattttttgtttttttgttttttaagatttaatttatttattcgacagagagagagacagccagcgagagagaacacaagcagtgagagtgggagaggaagaagcaggcgcatagcagaggagcctgatgtggggctcgatcccataacgccgggatcacgccctgagccgaaggcaggcgcttaaccgctgtgccacccaggcgcccctgtcttgagtattttttgaaaaaagctttttaaagggttgaaggcaaaaaatatatatatatacttttattcttttgcccaagtttatatatgtgtaaaatataaaaatataaattacatgtatatatttgatACCTTCCTGTCATCATTTTTCCATcaatattcattcttcccttctttaaaGACCTGGGTTGGCATTTAACATGCATAGAGAGCCTTACTTTCTTAATTTTACCTAACTTTGGCcctcttaaattttaaagtatttttgtgCCCTACTTCCTTAAGGTACACTTTTTACTACAATTGAcctatattttctgttttgcaagatttctaagatattttcatttagtttatcTGCCCTCTTTCTCCACTAGATTAAAAATTCCTTGATAAGGGACTCTTTATGTTAGCATCTGAAGCTTGGCTCTCAGGGTGCTTAGgacaagttttgtttgtttgtttttaagattttatttatttatttgacacagagcacaagcatggggagcagcagggagagggagaagcaggttcccactgagcagagagcccgatgtggggctcaatcccagggctctgggatcatgacctgagctgagggcagacacctaaccaactgagctgcccaggtgccccttagggCAAGTTTTTATTGTTGATTGCTTGTCTTTTATTTACCCCCTTATCCCAGTACCTGGGGCAGCTCTtgaaggtgctcagtaaatgttgagtTAATTAATATCTTCGCCTGTTTGGAGCTTTCAATctaatttgggaaaaataaaaataacaaatatgacCCTGATACATGGGAAAGGGGGGACGATATTTAAAAGAATTGGGGTAGACTTGAGTACTCTTTGTTTAGAACCTAAATCTTGGTCTCGATGTCTAGAGCAAGATTTAGCTATATTATCTTTTCCAGATGATGAGGAATCTGATGAGGAAGCTGTGAAGAAAACCAACAAATGTGTACTAGTCTGGGAGGTAGGTGATCTTCTGTTAAACGCTGAAGCAGAACTGTAGCGAATTCCTGGTGGTTTTTACTGTTCTAGTGGAGCAGTGCAATGGTAAAATTAAGCGATGACTGATCCCTTAAGTAATTCA
This window of the Ailuropoda melanoleuca isolate Jingjing chromosome 2, ASM200744v2, whole genome shotgun sequence genome carries:
- the PRPF3 gene encoding U4/U6 small nuclear ribonucleoprotein Prp3 isoform X1; the encoded protein is MALSKRELDELKPWIEKTVKRVLGFSEPTVVTAALNCVGKGMDKKKAADHLKPFLDDSTLRFVDKLFEAVEEGRSSRHSKSSSDRSRKRELKEVFGDDSEISKESSGVKKRRIPRFEEVEEEPEVIPGPPSESPGMLTKLQIKQMMEAATRQIEERKKQLSFISPPTPQPKTPSSSQPERLPIGNTIQPSQAATFMNDAIEKARKAAELQARIQAQLALKPGLIGNANMVGLANLHAMGIAPPKVELKDQTKPTPLILDEQGRTVDATGKEIELTHRMPTLKANIRAVKREQFKQQLKEKPSEDMESNTFFDPRVSIAPSQRQRRTFKFHDKGKFEKIAQRLRTKAQLEKLQAEISQAARKTGIHTSTRLALIAPKKELKEGDIPEIEWWDSYIIPSGFDLTEENPKREDYFGITNLVEHPAQLNPPVDNDTPVTLGVYLTKKEQKKLRRQTRREAQKELQEKVRLGLMPPPEPKVRISNLMRVLGTEAVQDPTKVEAHVRAQMAKRQKAHEEANAARKLTAEQRKVKKIKKLKEDISQGVHISVYRVRNLSNPAKKFKIEANAGQLYLTGVVVLHKDVNVVVVEGGPKAQKKFKRLMLHRIKWDEQTSNTKGDDDEESDEEAVKKTNKCVLVWEGTAKDRSFGEMKFKQCPTENMAREHFKKHGAEHYWDLALSESVLESTD
- the PRPF3 gene encoding U4/U6 small nuclear ribonucleoprotein Prp3 isoform X3 encodes the protein MLTKLQIKQMMEAATRQIEERKKQLSFISPPTPQPKTPSSSQPERLPIGNTIQPSQAATFMNDAIEKARKAAELQARIQAQLALKPGLIGNANMVGLANLHAMGIAPPKVELKDQTKPTPLILDEQGRTVDATGKEIELTHRMPTLKANIRAVKREQFKQQLKEKPSEDMESNTFFDPRVSIAPSQRQRRTFKFHDKGKFEKIAQRLRTKAQLEKLQAEISQAARKTGIHTSTRLALIAPKKELKEGDIPEIEWWDSYIIPSGFDLTEENPKREDYFGITNLVEHPAQLNPPVDNDTPVTLGVYLTKKEQKKLRRQTRREAQKELQEKVRLGLMPPPEPKVRISNLMRVLGTEAVQDPTKVEAHVRAQMAKRQKAHEEANAARKLTAEQRKVKKIKKLKEDISQGVHISVYRVRNLSNPAKKFKIEANAGQLYLTGVVVLHKDVNVVVVEGGPKAQKKFKRLMLHRIKWDEQTSNTKGDDDEESDEEAVKKTNKCVLVWEGTAKDRSFGEMKFKQCPTENMAREHFKKHGAEHYWDLALSESVLESTD
- the PRPF3 gene encoding U4/U6 small nuclear ribonucleoprotein Prp3 isoform X2 — translated: MALSKRELDELKPWIEKTVKRVLGFSEPTVVTAALNCVGKGMDKKKAADHLKPFLDDSTLRFVDKLFEAVEEGRSSRHSKSSSDRSRKRELKEVFGDDSEISKESSGVKKRRIPRFEEVEEEPEVIPGPPSESPGMLTKLQIKQMMEAATRQIEERKKQLSFISPPTPQPKTPSSSQPERLPIGNTIQPSQAATFMNDAIEKARKAAELQARIQAQLALKPGLIGNANMVGLANLHAMGIAPPKVELKDQTKPTPLILDEQGRTVDATGKEIELTHRMPTLKANIRAVKREQFKQQLKEKPSEDMESNTFFDPRVSIAPSQRQRRTFKFHDKGKFEKIAQRLRTKAQLEKLQAEISQAARKTGIHTSTRLALIAPKKELKEGDIPEIEWWDSYIIPSGFDLTEENPKREDYFGITNLVEHPAQLNPPVDNDTPVTLGVYLTKKEQKKLRRQTRREAQKELQEKVRLGLMPPPEPKVRISNLMRVLGTEAVQDPTKVEAHVRAQMAKRQKAHEEANAARKLTAEQRKVKKIKKLKEDISQGVHISVYRVRNLSNPAKKFKIEANAGQLYLTGVVVLHKDVNVVVVEGGPKAQKKFKRLMLHRIKWDEQTSNTKGDGYSQRPELWGDEVQTVPYREHGSRALQKAWG